The genomic DNA TGCTACTTATAAAGCAAATTCTATACTATACATATACAGAAACACTGCTGAAAATCGCTCATATATTCAGTCAAGTAAACAGAATactgaatatacagtatcaGAGGCTAATGGTTTCATGATACTTGATACTACAAGATCTGaatatataatgtaattatGGCAGATTGTATCATGTTAGAAGCTGGACATGTATACATGGTATTAAACTGAATGGTCATGCAGCAACTCTAGAGGGTGAATTATGGCTTGTCTTCATAGTGCAATTACAGTAATAGAGTGAAGACATGCAGCAGACAGTCTTTGGTGATGTTTCCCCCCACTTCTTTTTGCTCTACAGAAATGCACGATGTCTATTTGTGCCTAATCCCCGCAAGGacacctcacacacaggtcAATGAGAACTCTTACACTTTATTTCCCATGTATACAGCTGGATGGCCAAGTATTCTTCAAGCCTTCTTCAGTTTCAAACTCGGGGCTCACTGGTAATGTTAAgaggatattacattacatgttatttagctgaagcttttatccaaagggacttacagtcgattagactaagcaggggacaaacccccctggagcaatgtggggttaagggccttgctcaggggccccaacagctgtgcggatcttattgtggctacattgttTGAACCGccagccagtacatgtccaagtcatgtaccttagccactaggctacaggctgccccctgatATTATTATGCAAACCACAAATGTGAATGACTGCTCCACACAACCACTCAAGATAAATGTGAAACTGACTGTTGCCTGCCTACAACCAATCTCATTCAGCCACTGGTTAATATGTTATAAACAGCACATATCCTGTTTTTAATTGACTGTGTTTTAGAAAGGCCATTGCTCGATGCCACTGCCTGTTCTTTCTCAAAAGAGTTATGGAGTTATTTCCTACATTGCTACACCTTAttctgtatttgtttggctggacctacattattttttattaatttatctgTCTAAGGCAACAAAAtatgtcctctgcatttgacccatcctaatCACTTAGGAGCAGCGATTGTTGCCATGGGTGTTAAATTCCTCTGCATGATTGTCCTGAATGCTGCAACATGAACTGTGGTTCCTCAACATGAAACAATCTGCCATACAGCACTGGACAAGGCTGACCACTGCCTCCATACTGGTGCAAAGCAATGGCCAAGAAGCCAAGGCAAGAATGTGTTTCTTAATAAACATTGCAcatataaaatagaaaaaacacaacagactGAGCTGCAACATCATGCAAACAATCTACTGGGTAAAGTAATTCAATTATTAAATTCTGGCCCACTTTGTCTTTGTAGATGCAGCGTAGTTGTCATATATAGATTACATGCAATGGAACATGGGGAATCAATGGTGCACATGGCAATATTATTCTCAAATATCCTATGCGAAGTCAAATTGCCTGAAATGACTACATCTTAAAACTGCAATCAGGTGAATGCAATTGCTAAACGTCAGCCGGATAACCATTCCCTAAATCTGGATTGCAGTTTTCAGTAATGAACAGAGCTACTTGGGCCAGCTGTGAGAGGAGGAATTGTTTCAATGTTTCCATCAATGCATATCCTTCTCCGAATTGTGACAAGAATTTAAACTATCATCAGAATTTTAAAGTGCCATCGAGATCTCAAACCTTGACATGTGTTACTAATTTACCAAGGACATGGCATTTTACACTGATATGTAGGCTACTACACTTTACACTGATATGTAGGCTACTACACTGCGTGACCAGTACATTCTTTGAGGGTGACACTTAGATTTGTCATTAGAATAGGGACATTCCAGTGCAAGCAATGTCATGGACTCATGTAGCCTGGTAGCTTGCATCTCATTCCTTAATTTTCAGATTATTagcttttaaatgaaatacgGTTATTGTTGTCACATGAGTCCAGTGTATGGCACACTAGGAATGTCTCGATTTATCAGGAATATTGGACGTCCTgctttttacttaatttagtttggCCTTCTGGGGTAGATAAAATGTGTAGCCAGTGGTTTCTAGATGCAAACCACTTACGTTAACATGCGTGGTCTAAACCAACTGTGTTCCTGTACAACATAAACACTCAAGCAATAACACTACATCAGCCAAAGAATGTATACAATGCGAACCATGTTTAGTCAAAAACATGAATACATTCATTACAGtgcaaataaactattaatgcaaataaatcatgaaaaaaGGGGCAATATCAGACACATCACTAAAGAAAAGACAGCATTCACAGCATCACGTTTGACAATTGGTCATTAAGCCAGCAGCATGGACGTGAGTTATTAACACAGCAAATGAACTGACTGTAGTGATTCCAGTGTCAAATTCCATGATGTGTCCCATGACTGGGGTGAGAGGAACAACCCAGTACTAACGGAGGTTTAtggcattgggggggggggggttaggattATGGGAAAGACACATGCACCTTTAGGATGACTATGATACTCATTAACACCAAATTCACTCAACTGTGCTCTGCCTGTTGACCGAGTGATCAGGAATGTGTCAATCGTAAAGAATATGTCCATGAACGAAATGCAGCGAGGAGAGCTTTGATGGATGTACCTATTACTAAACACCACAGGGTGCAGTGTAAGTATAGACACTACAGTACTGTCTATACATTACAGCATTTTGTACCTTATTCATTCATATCTCGCACCAATTCAGAAAATGTGCTGCAATTTTCCATTGAGCAAGCATCAGTTTGGACCTTCAAAATcacactgtcagctttcactcGAAGTGAAACAGGCAAATGTGGTTACCAATACAGTATGTCTTTTATATTTAAGACTAATATAcctgaaaataaatctttaaataaataaatttacaaCAGATACTTAAAATGCTGGTCCACAAACCTGCTCTTGAAAGCCACACATACTGAAATGCTCTGAATTTAGCATTGAATATACTGATCATCACTTAAAAAGGTCCTCCATTTTCTCAGCCTCAAATCCTGAAGCTATGTGCAAATGTTTCTGCAGCTGttgcaaaaaagaaatccaCAACATGGCGAAATCCAACCTCTCATTTAATAATGAATGACCTCCAACTGCTTTGGTACCTGTAAGGTGTGAACATCTCCCCAAAGAAATTTAAAGGGGCAGATCCACAGCAATACAGTAATAACACAACAAGAGTCAGAAGCACAGGACAGTGCAGAATATTGCGGGTGTCCACAGCAACAAACCACCAACAGAGTTTCAACTTGGGGTTCAAAATGGGCGTACATTTGACTAGTGCACTGCACCTCAATGGCTCCTGTAACAATCCAGCTATATAAATGGATGTCTGTAAGCACTGTGGGTGACCCTAAACGAGCAATGGATTCCATAATCACTtgtatcaaataaaaatgttacagCTCAATAACCACTATATTACGTGTGTGACAGCCGTCTAGTCTAAAGACAGTGCAATGTAAAATAATTGGGCTCATGCTTTCCCCTGTAATGCTGCAAAAgcaaaaatattattcaaaccCGAAGGATCATTTTCAATACACTGCTGTTGTTTACTGTACTCACTAAAGCCAATTCATTTGCCAGTGTTATTCGACATAATTGATATATTTGTAGTAGTACATATCTTTAATTGTACAAAAGGTACCGCATGAAACATTAGCCtcatatagcctacattgtatgtttttttttgtgatggtgTTTCCTGTACACACAATTCTCAGTGCAGTACAAAAAGAGGTGCTAGTGAGCTATCCTTCATTTTGTAGTTGTTACTGCTGGGATAACCAGGCTGGTTTTCATGGTCTCCCCGAGTTGGACTAGCCTTCTTTTGCCACAACACCTGAATCCCTTCTATGGTGTACTATGTAAGGACTTTGGGCTTTTCTCCAACTTCAAGAAATAAAGCCATCAGATGTCTACCACTTACAGCCAAGCCTTCAAAGCAACAGCATAATAATCATCAAGCTGAGTGGCACCTTCACTACCCCCCTGCAGTGCTGTACGGTCTGAGGCCGAGTTCAGAGCATGAAGAGGATGAAGAGGTAGAGCGGGAGGAGAAGGTTGTCTATCTGGGTGGTGTAGGCCTCCAACAGTGACACCAGGGCGATGGAACCCACGATCCACGCGTAGCTGGCGTTCAGGTTGATGGCCCCGTCGAAGATGAGGAATATCACGACGGCGATGATCTGAGCGAAGATGGAGGTCGCCGTGCCCTCCATGGTCTTCTTTGTCCCCGGCCACTGAATCTCCCCCATGCTGCTGCCAAAAACCGAGGCCATCGTATCCCCGACCCCCACGGCCAACACCCCGGCATAGGGCACCAGGCCCCCTGCCCCGGGCAAGCTTCCCTTGGGGGCGCAGGGGCCCGGGAACAGCCAGATGGGCAGGGACATGCCCAGCAGCAGGTAGATGTGGGTGAGGATGAGGGGCCCAGAGTCCCGTTCGTCCAGAAAGAGCGTGAGCAGCTGCCGCAGGAGCTGCCCCAGGGGTCGGATCCTGAAGTACCGCACGTACTCCAGGAGGAGGAACGCCGCGAGGCAGCCTACCGAAGCCACGTGGAGCAGCTGCCGGTCAAACACCAGCCCCGGCACATAGGTGGCCACCACGATCAAGTGGAAGTACTTCCGCACCACCGTGGAGGCCTGGTGCTTCTTGGAACCGGAGGCCCTCCTGTAGTTCTGGTGCAGGACCACCATGGACGCTAGCGCAGCTAGCAGGACCCAGTAGGCCAGCAGGTAGAGGCGCTTCTGGTTGAGCGTGACAAAGTCCAGCAGCCAGGTGAGCGGGTGCCTGCGGATGAGCAGCGAGAGCCAGGGCATGATGATCCCCAGGGCGAGCACGGCCGTCATCATGTGGAAGAAGAGCGAGGACACCCAGGTCTCCGACTCCATGAAGCAGAAGAGCAGGGTGAAGAAGATGCCCAACAGCAGcgaccccaccaccaccacgggCAGGAAGTAGTTCACGGGGTCCCCCTTCACCTCCGCCAGGTTGAGCGAGCGTTTGATGAGCTGGTTGATGATGAAGCTGATGCCGCCCACTATGAGGAGGGCCTCGCCCGGCGTGAAGCAGCGGGGCAG from Conger conger chromosome 12, fConCon1.1, whole genome shotgun sequence includes the following:
- the dolk gene encoding dolichol kinase; its protein translation is MLANPVIVESLVVFAIVLCVHFVVWNQLSWCSIALAIQAFYVQHKWDRLLKSGGAVFQFRPSATSGIVPASMVMPLLGLALRERCEASGNVYFERFSMVITVTGMMLALFLSLIALGITRPVPTNTCVVAGLAGSVVMYTTKQALTVSEVIEVLEVLLIFVYLSLIVLYLLPRCFTPGEALLIVGGISFIINQLIKRSLNLAEVKGDPVNYFLPVVVVGSLLLGIFFTLLFCFMESETWVSSLFFHMMTAVLALGIIMPWLSLLIRRHPLTWLLDFVTLNQKRLYLLAYWVLLAALASMVVLHQNYRRASGSKKHQASTVVRKYFHLIVVATYVPGLVFDRQLLHVASVGCLAAFLLLEYVRYFRIRPLGQLLRQLLTLFLDERDSGPLILTHIYLLLGMSLPIWLFPGPCAPKGSLPGAGGLVPYAGVLAVGVGDTMASVFGSSMGEIQWPGTKKTMEGTATSIFAQIIAVVIFLIFDGAINLNASYAWIVGSIALVSLLEAYTTQIDNLLLPLYLFILFML